A part of Saimiri boliviensis isolate mSaiBol1 chromosome 13, mSaiBol1.pri, whole genome shotgun sequence genomic DNA contains:
- the NUDT18 gene encoding LOW QUALITY PROTEIN: 8-oxo-dGDP phosphatase NUDT18 (The sequence of the model RefSeq protein was modified relative to this genomic sequence to represent the inferred CDS: inserted 1 base in 1 codon; deleted 2 bases in 1 codon; substituted 4 bases at 4 genomic stop codons), producing the protein MLKEGARPSALLPEDLGSVSSFVHTNKPAFPPGRGKKPAEEEERGGLCGVRSQTARFTDPFQLALTSSAERRVKEERTGWVRSPPLATTPTLLSMRQVLHAGYNRISXKAGVYLPHPRSHMTXTLXYSENKVIWHVIISGNTILCLRQQWDRRSKGRPKPPXRHLACHVTVACPSGETHPAGGITXPSEPLWTSARSNSWRGGAARRRPRTCGTDRWQMPGVSAEFRPGAHPPPRGPAPSVTAAGLPIRAGRGAAQPISDQGSRALPRSRARQAHCRRDWERAPDPALARGPARRVCRNPGRRLPGDLMASEGLAGVLTAVLAGQGLCVQSCDSAPAGEPPAPVRLRKNVCYVVLAVFLSEQDEVLLVQEAKRECRGSWYLPAGRMEPGESIVEALQREVKEEAGLHCEPETLLSVEERGPSWVRFVFLARPTGGILKTSKEADAESLQAAWHPRTSLPTPLRAHDILHLVELAAEYRQQAKHPLILPQELPCDLVCQRLVATFTSAQTVWVLVGTVGMPHLPVTACGLAPTEQRGGMKMAVLRLLQECLTLHHLVVEIKGLLGLQHLGRDHTDGICLNMLVTVAFRSPGIQDEPPKVRGENFTWWKVTEEGLQSQLIQRLQRSSVVPVNR; encoded by the exons GTCTCAAGCTTTGTCCACACCAACAAGCCTGCCTTCCCACCAGGGAGGGGTAAAAAACCAgctgaggaagaggaaaggggtGGCCTCTGTGGGGTGAGGAGCCAGACGGCCCGCTTCACAGATCCCTTCCAGCTGGCCTTGACTTCCAGTGCTGAAAGGCGGGTGAAGGAGGAAAGGACGGGATGGGTGAGGAGCCCGCCGCTAGCCACAACCCCCACCCTGCTCTCCATGCGCCAGGTCTTGCACGCTGG CTACAACAGAATCTCCTGAAAGGCAGGGGTttacctcccccaccccaggagcCACATGA TAACTCTTTAATACAGTGAGAACAAAGTTATTTGGCATGTGATTATCTCCGGCAATACCATACTGTGTTTACGGCAACAGTGGGACCGTAGGTCCAAGGGGCGGCCCAAGCCTCCGTGACGTCACCTGGCTTGTCACGTCACTGTCGCTTGCCCCAGCGGCGAAACGCACCCTGCAGGAGGGATAACTTGACCGTCGGAGCCCCTATGGACCAGTGCGCGCTCAAACAGTTGGCGAGGTGGGGCAGCTCGGAGACGTCCCCGAACGTGCGGGACAGACAGGTGGCAGATGCCGGGTGTG TCCGCGGAGTTCCGGCCAGGAGCCCACCCTCctccccgcggccccgccccctcgGTGACAGCCGCGGGCCTGCCAATCCGGGCAGGCCGCGGCGCCGCGCAGCCTATCAGCGACCAGGGCTCGCGTGCGCTTCCGCGTTCGCGTGCGCGCCAGGCCCACTGCCGCAGGGACTGGGAGAGGGCGCCGGATCCCGCACTCGCCCGCGGCCCGGCCCGGCGGGTCTGCCGGAACCCCGGCCGTCGCCTCCCGGGGGACCTGATGGCTTCCGAGGGTCTTGCGGGCGTGCTAACGGCCGTGCTGGCGGGCCAGGGACTGTGCGTGCAGAGCTGCGACTCGGCGCCAGCCGGGGAGCCACCGGCACCGGTGCGGCTGCGGAAGAACGTGTGCTACGTGGTGCTGGCCGTGTTCCTCAGCGAGCAG GATGAGGTGCTACTGGTCCAGGAGGCCAAGAGAGAGTGCCGGGGGTCGTGGTACCTGCCCGCGGGGAGAATGGAGCCCGGGGAGTCCATCGTGGAGGCGCTGCAGCGGGAGGTGAAGGAAGAGGCGGGGCTGCACTGTGAGCCCGAGACACTGCTGTCCGTGGAGGAGCGGGGCCCCTCCTGGGTCCGCTTCGTATTCCTCGCTCGCCCCACAG GTGGAATTCTCAAGACTTCCAAGGAGGCCGATGCAGAGTCCCTGCAGGCTGCCTGGCACCCACGGACCTCCCTGCCCACTCCGCTGCGAGCCCATGACATCCTGCACCTGGTTGAGCTAGCTGCCGAGTATCGCCAGCAAGCCAAGCACCCTCTCATTCTGCCCCAAGAGCTGCCCTGTGATCTGGTCTGCCAGCGGCTCGTGGCCACCTTTACCAGTGCGCAGACAGTGTGGGTGTTGGTTGGCACAGTGGGGATGCCTCACTTGCCTGTCACTGCCTGTGGCCTCGCCCCTACGGAGCAGAGGGGTGGCATGAAGATGGCCGTCCTGCGGCTGCTGCAGGAGTGTCTGACCCTGCACCACTTGGTGGTGGAGATCAAGGGGCTGCTTGGACTGCAGCACCTGGGCCGAGATCACACTGATGGCATCTGTCTGAACATGCTGGTGACCGTGGCTTTTCGGAGCCCAGGGATCCAGGATGAACCCCCAAAGGTTCGGGGTGAGAACTTCACTTGGTGGAAGGTGACCGAGGAAGGCCTGCAAAGCCAGCTAATCCAGCGGCTTCAGAGATCCTCTGTTGTCCCAGTGAACAGATAG